TGCTGTCTAGATTGTGTTCCTTTGTAGAGACCTCATGGTTATTAGATCATATCCTCTGTACCAGTACATTTTTTCCCCTAGTTTAGAGGATTCAGAATCAGAGATCTGGAATTTTGACTGTTGGTAATATTTGTGAGTTATTTGCCCTTAATTTCACCTGCAGTTGGGGGTGTATGGCAGCAGTAATTTCATGTGTTTTGGGGTCTCTTGGGTAGTCCACACTGCGCTCTAAAACATACGCTTCCATTTCACTCCCTTCGAAGAAGTTTCCTATAAGAAAAGAGACAAAAAAAGAACATGGGCAAATTAGGTTGACACTAACAAGGCCTATAGTTTTAGGTTTACAACTTGTTTTTTCAACTTTACTGTGACTGGAGGTCATGTACAGTATACCGGAATTGAAACTCTGAACCCAGTCTAGTGACTTGTCCACCGCGTCTTTCATCAAGTGAAAGATGTCAGCTCTGATCACTCCATTCGGCTGTGGTCCAATTTCTATTGCTGTGTAGAAGAGTAGAGACAATTTGAAGATCCCCAGTTGTCATACAGATCAATTTCTTGCTCCCTCtatgtcacacatacacacatgcacacactcttaCAGAGGCCATGCTTGCCCAGGGAGTCAAGGGAGTAAGCGTCAGCAAGTGAGTGTTGCATCAGGATGCACCTGACAGGCACTGATGTTATCTTTTCCtgaaatgtcaaaaaaaaaaaaatctatttagcAAACAGCATTACATTATTACTTATTACTGCCCTTTCCATAAGAAATGCTAGATTGCACGCTGACTTCTTGGATTAAAGTAATTTTACATCTAAAATTAACCATGAATTTAATTGAGATAATTTTGCGACTCATAAAAGACATAACTGTATGAAATAGTATGTCACTATAATTTAATGTTTTACAAAAAGATTCAGGTTAGAAATGTATTCAAAAAAGAAAGCAGGCTCTACTTAAATCTGTATTTTCCATCaagatgtaaaataaataaataaattacagtTGTGATAGAATGTTAATCATTGTACCTTTCTATTATACTTTGTATACATTTCAATCATAGAATGGCACAATGATTATTATTCTCTCACATTAGTCAACACATTGGTGTTTTGAGTATGTTTTTAATTACAtttttaattaagtttcctttattaataccctaggggaaattcagttactgcaaattaacccatcctagctgtgatctgtgtaggtaggagcagtgggctgctgccttcatgctgcgcctggggaccaactccagttcttttcccattgccttggtcaggggcacagacaggagtataaacctctTCATGCAAGTCTTTTTTGATGgtagggggaaaccggagcacccggagaaaacccaccacagacacggggaaaatatacaaactccacacagaggatgacctgggatgacccccgaggttaaACAACCccaggtttcgaacccaggaccttcttgctttgaggtgacagtgtaaaccactgggccaccatgccgaatAATGATCTTTCAGTGTTTCATGAAGGAACTCTGTATGCAATACAACCCACCTGAATATATTTATAAAGGTGCAATGCGATCTGGTCAGAAGCATGAAATAGAAGACACAGATCCACATTTGCAGTCGTGTTGTGGAGATCAAAAACCAGGTCGAAGCCTTCCTGGCTACCTTTGGGCCCAAGCTGAATGTTCAGCTGCTGGGCTCGCCTCACTTCGTAGGGGCTGTCATCTGTTATTTGGGCACTTAAGAAAAGAggatatgatttttttttgcacattcagGATATACAACTCAAAATCTACATTCATGTATACCATAGTCCAATTACTGTCAAAAAATCTGTCTCTGAGGTCCatccaagctaaaaaaaaaagtgtaaaatGTTTGCTATTTACTAGTTAATGCAGTGAAGTGATACTGAACAACACTCTCAGGTGTAGAGTTTCTCAGCTGAATCTGTTTGCAGCAGGTCCTCAGCATGGAAACGTTTGGGGATCTGTAATCTAATCAAAAGGTTTTTTGTACTAGTGTTGGTCCATTTCCTCTCACCTGAGCTGTGCGTTTGTGAAACAGCGGTTGAGGTCAGTGTCCATGTATCTTCTGCAAGCTTCCATGGCCCTTGGGTTTGATAGTACCGTTGTAAGAGAGACTGAGCCCACCTTTTTCACTTGTCGTTTCTGCAAGTCTCTCACTAGACAAATTCCTGACATTTCATTTCCATGGGTGCCACCACAGATGGCAACACGAGACAATGCTGGGAAAGAGACATGCTCCATCTGTTGGCAAGGAATGAAATATGTTGTgcaagtgtgcattttaacttctggagtgattctgaattgctggttcatctagaataaagtaagtatcatctttcttgcttaacaagttgctattagtcttattccagctgcttgagtattagtcattttctctatacatctgctgctggttcctactgggaactagtgggatcttattcttgctgtagctgtcttattctagccgTAGctgttttcacctagtgtgtccttaaatatttattgttgcctagctgttttgacttagttatccttttagcttataaatatattcgtTGGTAACTTCCTGTTTGCACTTTTAATTGTATTGTGTGACGTTTGattgagttttacataagtgaccaatttctgggcaataggcctattttcagtgtacctctttggccaattgggtgttaagtggccagggtttggcctgcactcctggcagacaattagcaatcagtgttctttaaatcactgctgctacttggacgCATCAGACAAACAAGCCGAAAGCAAACAGGGCTAGGTGAATGAAGGCTAGAATGAACAAAGACTAGAatgaacaaagacaagtgtgactttttcaagccaagacttcgtcaagcaaagactgctctttttagatccggtcagtcatctgtatttggtgtacctagtatagactatgtgtttccttcgcattcctgtcctttcctcttcccggggctggcatagacgttgggtaaCTCCTAGACACtgcgaccctaccaatctcatctatcccactctctccactcacgttgagcaagtggtgacgggagggctctggaattgccagtctgcagtgctgaaatctgagtttatctcaggctacgcaaccctgctctccctcaactttcttgcactaactgagacctggatcatgccagaaaacactaccacacccgcagctctgtctgatgtgtactctttttctcacactcccagagctgggaggcggagtTGTGGTACTGGCCGGCTAATCTCCCCGAAACTGAAATACTTtcatttccattccacaattttctccgccctcttttgaatttcattctgttactgtctcttatccagtcaaactcaccattgtggttgtgtaccgcccaccaggcccccttgatgagtttctggaggagcttgacacacttgtcttgcaCTTCCCTATTGACGActttgcacttatccttctcggtgacttcaacatccacactgacaagctagatcctcttctctctttcctctcctcctttgaccttcacctctcaccctctcctcctacccacatggccggcaaccagctggaccttatctttactagacactgtcctatttccaatctctctgttactcccctccagctctttgaccattatttcatgtcctactctctctccctctcttcacgcccctccccctacccacatggtttccacccatagacacctccaatctctctgccactgatctttcttcctctgctacctctatcctccctacacctgaatctttctctctcctactccctgacactgctactgatcttcttctctctaccctctccttctctggacaatctgttccctcacctccaggcctgcacgcccaactccatctgccccttggctgtccgactcagtacgtactgacagacggagcctgagagtggcagagcgcaaatggagtaaaggcaaactcccagaggaccttctcaacttctaatctcttctttccactttctcctcttccctttctgctgctaaggctgccttctatcgctctaaaatcctatcctctgcctataatcctaagaaactctttgaaaccttctctacacttcttcaacccccacctcctcctcctacttcctcccttctccctgatgacttcgctaactttgacaagaaggtaaaagacatcagatcctccttttctcaccacccggttagtgctgcttgcactatcccaccctctgcaacctccctcacctctccacgtcccaccctatcccagctcgctcccctctcccccgacgaggtcctaaacctcatcacatcaagtcgcccaccacatgctcccttgacccggtcccctcccctcttcctcaGTCTATAGCGCCTCAACTCCtttcctttctaacccacctcatcaacacctccctccaggcaggatggtttccatctgccttcaagactgctagagtcagccCCCTTctaaagaaaccatcacttaacccctctgatgtcaaaaactacagaccggtttcccttctaccctttctatccaaaactctcaaacatgctgtctttaaccaactttctttgtacctccaccagaacaacctcctggaccccaaccagtctgggttcagggttggtcactcgacagagacggccctccttgcagtgacagaatcactacactctgcgagagcaaactctctctcctctgtcctgatactcctggatctttcggctgcattcgacacagtgaaccaccagatcctcctctctaccctcgaggggctgggtatcacaggctctgcactctcaatgtttgcatcctacccgaTGGGTCGCTCCtcccaggtgacatggaggggatctgtgtcggagcctcgcagactgactacaggcattccagaGGGtgcggttctgggtcctctccttttctctctgtacacgacatccctgggttctgttattcgctcgcatgacttctcttactattgttatgccgatgacacccagctgatcttgtcctttcctccctctgatacacaagtagagacacacattgctgtgtgcttgactggcatctcggcgtggatggcgacacaccacctgaagctcaatctggacaaaacagagctgatgttcctcccggggaaaggttgcccgcacctagacctgtccatcaccattgacaacaccgtggtgatgccaactcggactttggggaatctgggtgtgatcctggatgaccaactgtcaattgctgcaaacgttgcatcagttgctcgctcctgcagatttctcttctataacatcaggaggattcacccattcctcaccgacgagatggcaaaGGTActtatccaggctctggtcatctcctgactggactacggcaactccctccttgctggcaccccggcgttggccatcagacctctggagcttgttcagaaagctgcagcttgtctggtgttcaaccgccctaagttctctcacacagctccccttctcatgtacCTACActagctcccagtagctgctcgcatccagtttaagactctggtgctagcctacagggcagtgaaaggaacagtgccttcctatctccaggccatggtcaagccctacacccccacccgaccacttcactctgctgtctcaggacgcctggttgccctgtcgctcagaggccccaactgccaatcgacccggtcacggcttttctgtcctggccccacagtggtggaatgaactccccactgatgccaggacagcggagtcgctgcccatctttcggcacaggttgaaaactcacctcttcaagaattactaccctgttacttgttcttagcacttattgtgttcactcatttaaaaaaaaaacccaaactctttcttgtgcttttactttagcactggttttgctcttagatgcttgtttaggtgcacttatgacctctgatgactagtagttcccctgatttcctacgttaaatgcacttattgtaagtcgctttggataaaagcgtcggctaaatgacagtaatgtaatataattgtcttctttctttcttaccaATAATAATTTGTTTTCAAGTTGATACTCATCCTTGAAATATTTTTTCCCTACCTCTGTCCTATACCTTTTGGCCTAAAGATAATTATTTAGCGAATACTGCATAAGATACCATGCAAAGTAAGCAAGAGTTTAGGGCCTGAAAATGTGTTTAATGTCCTAATAGTTTGAGTATGATTACTTGTCACTTAgtgtagcgggcataataagTCATGCCTTGTCGGGGTAGcaatagtacttatttaccttgaaagatttGGTTAATGAAaggatctgggtccccattcccaatgcaattagtctcagtacctacatgggtaagtatgtggatgcctatcctgctgaacagagcggttagtacgttacaccctataagatatcgtgaggtgggcttcacgctaaggtatttgacacggcggcccctgacgtgtagagtgtatgctgtgctatgggtccaactcagcataaccctccccccccagaaccaacaggacag
This genomic stretch from Lampris incognitus isolate fLamInc1 chromosome 5, fLamInc1.hap2, whole genome shotgun sequence harbors:
- the LOC130113159 gene encoding N-acyl-aromatic-L-amino acid amidohydrolase (carboxylate-forming) B-like isoform X2, producing the protein MLKSPRRISAKSSIGKCKTSVSSSSRNSSRGPGGRYTTTMMEHVSFPALSRVAICGGTHGNEMSGICLVRDLQKRQVKKVGSVSLTTVLSNPRAMEACRRYMDTDLNRCFTNAQLSAQITDDSPYEVRRAQQLNIQLGPKGSQEGFDLVFDLHNTTANVDLCLLFHASDQIALHLYKYIQEKITSVPVRCILMQHSLADAYSLDSLGKHGLSIEIGPQPNGVIRADIFHLMKDAVDKSLDWVQSFNSGNFFEGSEMEAYVLERSVDYPRDPKTHEITAAIHPQLQDNDFCLLKPGDPIFLSFSGETIIYDGKELHPFFVNECAYYEKKIAFHLARKITLTVPSISVKKD
- the LOC130113159 gene encoding N-acyl-aromatic-L-amino acid amidohydrolase (carboxylate-forming) B-like isoform X1 yields the protein MKQRFDRRRKVRAPQFTVLDLVRVRRPHWGHKLRSFWSAPLQVTSQLGAATFRLSHGSRWHASRLHKMEHVSFPALSRVAICGGTHGNEMSGICLVRDLQKRQVKKVGSVSLTTVLSNPRAMEACRRYMDTDLNRCFTNAQLSAQITDDSPYEVRRAQQLNIQLGPKGSQEGFDLVFDLHNTTANVDLCLLFHASDQIALHLYKYIQEKITSVPVRCILMQHSLADAYSLDSLGKHGLSIEIGPQPNGVIRADIFHLMKDAVDKSLDWVQSFNSGNFFEGSEMEAYVLERSVDYPRDPKTHEITAAIHPQLQDNDFCLLKPGDPIFLSFSGETIIYDGKELHPFFVNECAYYEKKIAFHLARKITLTVPSISVKKD
- the LOC130113159 gene encoding N-acyl-aromatic-L-amino acid amidohydrolase (carboxylate-forming) B-like isoform X3, whose amino-acid sequence is MLNRTLFTSTKMEHVSFPALSRVAICGGTHGNEMSGICLVRDLQKRQVKKVGSVSLTTVLSNPRAMEACRRYMDTDLNRCFTNAQLSAQITDDSPYEVRRAQQLNIQLGPKGSQEGFDLVFDLHNTTANVDLCLLFHASDQIALHLYKYIQEKITSVPVRCILMQHSLADAYSLDSLGKHGLSIEIGPQPNGVIRADIFHLMKDAVDKSLDWVQSFNSGNFFEGSEMEAYVLERSVDYPRDPKTHEITAAIHPQLQDNDFCLLKPGDPIFLSFSGETIIYDGKELHPFFVNECAYYEKKIAFHLARKITLTVPSISVKKD